A genome region from Bacteroides stercoris ATCC 43183 includes the following:
- a CDS encoding phosphate acyltransferase, which produces MEPIRNFDQLTSHLKTLNKRKRIAVVCANDPNTEYAIARALDEGIAEFLMIGDSAILEKYPTLKKYPEYVQTLHIEDKDEAAREAVRIVREGGADILMKGIINTDNLLHAILDKEKGLLPKGKILTHLAVMQIPTYDKLLFFSDAAVIPRPTLQQRIEMIWYAIHTCRHFGIEQPRIALIHCTEKVSAKFPHSLDYVNIVELAEAGEFGNVIIDGPLDVKTSCEKTSGDIKGIVSPINGEADVLIFPNIESGNAFYKAVSLFSHADMAGLLQGPICPVVLPSRSDSGLSKYYSIAMACLTSCGSETANDISQLSNCKS; this is translated from the coding sequence ATGGAACCTATTCGGAACTTTGATCAATTAACTTCTCATCTCAAGACCTTAAATAAAAGGAAACGCATTGCCGTAGTCTGTGCCAATGACCCCAATACTGAATATGCCATAGCCCGTGCTTTGGACGAAGGCATTGCCGAATTTCTGATGATCGGCGATTCGGCCATTTTGGAGAAATATCCTACTTTAAAGAAATATCCCGAATATGTGCAGACGTTGCATATTGAAGACAAGGATGAAGCGGCGCGCGAAGCGGTGCGCATCGTGCGTGAGGGCGGTGCGGATATTCTGATGAAGGGTATTATCAATACGGATAATCTGCTTCATGCCATTCTCGACAAGGAAAAGGGACTGCTGCCGAAAGGAAAGATTCTGACACATCTGGCTGTCATGCAGATTCCCACCTATGATAAACTGCTGTTCTTTTCGGATGCCGCAGTCATTCCCCGGCCCACCTTGCAGCAGCGCATAGAGATGATTTGGTATGCCATCCATACCTGCCGCCATTTTGGTATCGAACAGCCGCGTATCGCACTTATCCATTGTACGGAAAAGGTGAGCGCCAAGTTCCCTCATTCGTTGGATTATGTCAATATTGTGGAACTTGCCGAGGCAGGCGAGTTCGGAAATGTCATCATCGACGGCCCATTGGATGTAAAGACTTCCTGCGAAAAGACGAGCGGCGACATCAAAGGCATTGTATCTCCCATCAACGGCGAGGCCGATGTCTTGATTTTCCCGAATATCGAATCGGGCAATGCTTTCTATAAGGCTGTCTCCCTTTTCTCTCATGCCGATATGGCGGGGTTGCTTCAAGGACCTATATGCCCTGTTGTGCTACCTTCGCGCAGCGATTCCGGCTTGTCCAAGTATTACAGCATTGCTATGGCATGCCTCACCAGTTGCGGTTCGGAAACTGCGAATGATATTTCGCAACTATCAAATTGTAAATCGTAA
- a CDS encoding SusD/RagB family nutrient-binding outer membrane lipoprotein, with protein MNKIKYTTALLLGGLLSFSSCTDNFADFNSTDGAYTEELQKYDNQTNLVPFATIQKGIIYQTGVDGTDWQYQVIQNLVADMFCGYFHDMNGSFNANNSTYNLNNGWTSAMWVYTYGYVMPSIADAEALNTEKEWPLYHAITKILKVATLHRVSDYYGPILYDGFGTADQKPQSQEEVYKRFFEDLETAVNILKDYKGGVSFESADFMMPEGKRTPAQWLKFANSLRLRLAMRVSNVAPELAEKQAKAALDAANGGVLETANETVGEYGIRNPLGGVAGWSEVYMNASLESFLKGYNDPRLKSYFNPAQDGRDKDGNINREVAGVKQLSSIEDEYKGVRQGTGVADNRYSTHSQTTVTTASKIIVMSAAEVWFLRAEAALRYNTGDDVENCYKQGVTVSFAQWDANGVSDYLESDDRPAAYVDVFDAKFNADAPSTITPKWDNTADKEEKLERIITQKWLALYPEGCEAWAEQRRTGYPRLIKVAVNNSGNTISTDDMIRRVFFNQDYKTDNKALYDALVSKLGGADNGGTRLWWDTGRNNF; from the coding sequence ATGAATAAGATAAAATATACAACCGCATTGCTCCTCGGCGGTCTCCTGAGTTTTTCATCCTGTACCGACAACTTTGCCGACTTCAACAGTACCGACGGAGCTTATACAGAAGAATTGCAGAAATACGATAACCAGACCAACCTCGTACCTTTCGCCACCATTCAAAAGGGTATCATCTACCAGACCGGAGTGGACGGTACGGACTGGCAATACCAGGTTATACAGAACTTAGTGGCGGACATGTTCTGCGGATACTTCCACGACATGAACGGTTCGTTCAATGCCAACAACTCCACCTATAATCTGAACAACGGCTGGACAAGCGCCATGTGGGTATACACCTACGGATACGTCATGCCTTCCATCGCCGATGCGGAAGCGCTGAATACAGAAAAGGAATGGCCTCTTTACCACGCCATTACTAAGATTCTGAAAGTAGCTACCCTCCATCGTGTGAGCGACTATTACGGCCCTATCCTTTACGACGGATTCGGAACAGCCGACCAGAAGCCACAGTCACAGGAAGAAGTCTACAAACGTTTCTTTGAAGACCTGGAAACAGCCGTGAACATACTGAAAGATTATAAAGGCGGCGTATCCTTTGAAAGCGCCGACTTCATGATGCCGGAAGGCAAACGCACTCCCGCACAATGGCTGAAATTCGCCAACTCTCTCCGCTTGCGTCTGGCCATGCGCGTATCTAACGTAGCTCCCGAACTTGCCGAGAAACAGGCCAAAGCAGCTTTGGATGCTGCCAACGGCGGTGTACTGGAAACAGCCAACGAAACGGTAGGCGAATACGGCATCCGCAATCCGCTGGGTGGTGTTGCCGGCTGGAGCGAAGTGTATATGAACGCAAGCTTGGAGTCTTTCCTGAAAGGCTACAACGATCCTCGCCTTAAATCCTACTTCAACCCGGCACAAGACGGCAGAGACAAAGACGGCAACATTAACAGAGAAGTTGCCGGAGTAAAACAACTCAGCAGCATTGAAGATGAATACAAAGGTGTCCGTCAAGGCACAGGCGTAGCCGACAACCGCTACTCCACACACTCGCAGACCACCGTTACAACCGCCAGTAAAATCATTGTCATGAGCGCGGCCGAAGTATGGTTCCTGCGCGCAGAAGCAGCCTTACGATATAACACCGGCGATGATGTGGAAAACTGTTATAAACAAGGTGTTACCGTATCCTTTGCACAATGGGATGCCAATGGCGTCAGCGATTATCTGGAAAGTGACGATAGACCGGCTGCCTACGTAGATGTATTCGATGCTAAGTTCAATGCGGATGCACCTTCAACGATCACTCCGAAATGGGACAATACAGCCGATAAGGAAGAAAAACTGGAGAGAATCATCACTCAGAAGTGGCTGGCCCTCTATCCGGAAGGTTGTGAAGCATGGGCGGAACAACGCCGTACCGGTTATCCGCGGCTCATCAAGGTTGCGGTGAACAACAGCGGCAATACCATCAGTACCGACGATATGATTCGCCGTGTATTCTTCAACCAAGATTACAAGACGGACAACAAGGCATTGTATGACGCTTTAGTCAGCAAGCTGGGCGGTGCAGACAACGGCGGCACACGTCTTTGGTGGGATACCGGACGGAATAACTTCTAA
- a CDS encoding SufE family protein — MSINEVQDEVIAEFNDFDDWMDRYQLLIDLGNEQEPLDDKYKTEQNLIEGCQSRVWLQADEENGRIVFQAESDALIVKGIISLLIKVLSGHTPDEILNADLYFIDKIGLKEHLSPTRSNGLLSMVKQMRMYALAFKAKSAND, encoded by the coding sequence ATGAGTATCAACGAAGTACAAGATGAAGTAATCGCCGAGTTCAATGATTTCGACGACTGGATGGACCGCTATCAGCTCCTCATCGATTTAGGAAATGAACAGGAACCGCTTGATGACAAATACAAAACGGAACAGAATCTGATTGAAGGCTGTCAAAGCCGTGTATGGCTGCAGGCGGACGAGGAAAACGGCCGAATCGTTTTCCAAGCCGAAAGCGATGCTTTAATTGTAAAAGGCATTATCTCGCTGCTTATCAAAGTGCTGTCCGGACATACCCCGGACGAGATTCTGAATGCGGACCTCTACTTTATAGACAAGATAGGATTAAAGGAGCATCTTTCTCCCACACGCAGTAACGGATTGCTCTCGATGGTGAAACAGATGCGGATGTATGCACTGGCATTCAAGGCAAAAAGCGCTAATGATTAA
- a CDS encoding TonB-dependent receptor gives MRKISLNGLFCPKSFENKQLLRTMKTTLFLLLFVTFQAYCGNSYSQNAKVSIPDSQLRVGQILSQIESQTDYLFVYNKKSVDVRRTVNVDAKNKAVAELLDEIFAGTNIRYVMEGKNIVLTKRGESIENVAGTQQERVTVKGVVTDSKGEPIIGANVLEKGTTNGIITNLDGEFTLNAPANATLVISYIGYEPINVTLNGRTSLKIQMKEEALALETVVVTAMGIKKKEASLTYSTQQVGGDELTRAKDPNMINALAGKTAGVSITRNSSGLGGSAKVSIRGIRSANADGNNQPLYVIDGVPMLNNVAEQAFSAMGGNNDAGNRDSGDGISNLNPDDIESMSILKGASAAALYGSQAANGVILITTKKGKAGMQRIVFNSNLTIDHAICLPEFQDKYGASGATSWGTVPENANSTPIKAYDNVGDYFSNGVTATNSLSIMTGKEKMQTYFSYANTTAKGIVDVNKLQKHNITFRETASLFNDRLTLDANVNLMTQKIKNRPTSGGYYMNPLVGLYIFPRGEDLSIYRDNNGFEKYDENRSMPLQNWYTDISGFNQNPYWLTNRVTSNDKRFRTLASLSANLKISDWFSVQARGNVDYINDNYEQKMYAGTTADVAHQNGRYIKMNRQDFMVYGDFMAMFNKTWNDWSLNAAIGSSINTTKVNSLSLDSGKSGLYKANVFTVPNMNLSGAGTSYIDETANQRRTIQSVFATAQLGWKESIYLDVTARNDWSSTLANTKSEDSGFFYPSVGLSWILNKTLNLPEWISFGKVRASWAQVGNDLPIGITSPAQTITAGGVVKPIDYYFAEDLKPEISNSIEVGTEWKFFNSRLDFDFTFYRTDTKNQLIRVNTTAEQRPYRWINAGKIRNTGVEITLGATPLMNDNFRWKTQFNFATNKNKIVSLGGTPNFQYASGNVSMPYKMMVVEGGSLGDIYGNVFVRDANGKILLEPATDKDGNPNAKAGLPQVTTDKAAKIGNFNPDWTLGWSNTVTYKGFSLYFLIDARVGGDVISLTQAGLDYAGVSKATGDARDAGYYMLEGQKINDVQKFYQMVGDRGNGTTEFYRYDGTNIRLREVSLGYSFPQQMLEKTGFIKGIDLSLVARNLFFIYKDAPFDPDATMSVGNDNQGLDTFGMPSTRNIGFNIKFTF, from the coding sequence ATGAGAAAAATTTCTTTGAATGGACTTTTTTGTCCAAAAAGTTTTGAAAACAAGCAATTATTGCGTACTATGAAGACCACACTATTCCTTCTTCTGTTTGTAACATTCCAAGCATACTGCGGGAATAGCTACTCTCAGAACGCCAAAGTAAGTATCCCCGATTCTCAGCTGAGAGTAGGGCAAATACTTTCCCAAATTGAATCCCAGACAGACTATCTGTTTGTATACAACAAAAAGAGTGTCGATGTACGGCGCACTGTTAATGTAGATGCGAAAAACAAAGCCGTAGCCGAACTTCTGGATGAAATATTTGCCGGAACAAACATCAGATATGTAATGGAAGGCAAAAATATAGTTCTGACCAAAAGAGGTGAAAGCATCGAAAACGTAGCCGGAACACAACAGGAAAGAGTCACTGTAAAGGGTGTCGTTACCGATTCCAAGGGCGAACCGATTATCGGTGCAAATGTATTGGAAAAGGGTACGACCAACGGCATCATCACCAACCTGGACGGAGAGTTCACCCTCAACGCACCTGCCAATGCCACTTTAGTCATTTCCTACATAGGCTATGAACCTATAAACGTTACGCTCAACGGCCGTACATCGCTAAAAATCCAAATGAAAGAAGAAGCGCTGGCATTGGAAACCGTTGTCGTAACAGCTATGGGCATCAAGAAAAAAGAGGCCTCTCTCACCTACTCTACCCAACAGGTGGGCGGCGATGAACTGACCCGCGCCAAAGACCCTAATATGATTAACGCCCTTGCCGGTAAGACAGCAGGCGTATCCATCACCCGTAACTCCTCCGGTCTGGGCGGCTCAGCCAAAGTATCCATCCGCGGTATCCGTTCTGCCAATGCTGATGGAAACAACCAACCGTTATATGTTATCGACGGTGTGCCTATGCTGAACAACGTAGCCGAGCAGGCATTCTCCGCCATGGGCGGTAACAACGATGCCGGCAACCGTGACTCGGGTGACGGTATCTCCAACTTGAATCCGGACGACATTGAAAGCATGAGCATACTGAAAGGTGCTTCCGCAGCAGCCCTCTACGGCTCACAAGCTGCCAACGGCGTAATCCTGATTACCACCAAGAAGGGTAAAGCCGGCATGCAACGTATCGTATTCAACTCCAACCTGACCATAGACCATGCCATTTGCCTGCCCGAATTCCAAGACAAATACGGCGCAAGCGGAGCTACAAGCTGGGGTACGGTTCCGGAAAATGCAAACTCCACACCCATCAAAGCTTACGATAACGTGGGCGACTATTTCAGCAACGGAGTTACTGCAACCAATTCACTATCCATCATGACGGGTAAAGAGAAAATGCAGACCTACTTCTCTTATGCCAACACCACCGCCAAAGGTATTGTCGATGTAAACAAACTGCAAAAGCATAATATCACCTTCCGTGAAACAGCCTCTTTGTTCAACGACCGCCTCACATTGGATGCCAATGTAAACCTGATGACCCAGAAAATCAAGAACCGCCCTACTTCCGGCGGCTACTACATGAACCCGCTGGTAGGTTTGTACATCTTCCCGCGCGGTGAAGACCTCAGTATCTATCGCGATAATAACGGATTCGAAAAATACGATGAAAACAGATCTATGCCATTGCAGAACTGGTATACGGACATCAGCGGATTCAACCAGAACCCCTATTGGCTGACGAACAGAGTTACCAGCAACGACAAGCGTTTCCGTACCTTAGCTTCCTTAAGCGCGAACTTGAAGATAAGCGACTGGTTCAGCGTTCAGGCACGCGGTAATGTAGACTATATCAATGACAATTACGAGCAGAAAATGTATGCCGGGACAACGGCCGATGTAGCTCACCAGAACGGCCGCTATATCAAAATGAACCGTCAGGACTTCATGGTTTACGGTGATTTTATGGCCATGTTCAACAAAACATGGAACGACTGGAGTTTGAATGCAGCCATAGGCAGCAGTATCAATACCACCAAAGTCAACTCCTTAAGTCTCGACTCCGGTAAATCCGGCTTGTACAAGGCTAATGTGTTCACAGTTCCCAATATGAATCTCAGCGGTGCAGGCACTTCATACATTGATGAAACAGCCAACCAAAGACGTACCATCCAGTCTGTGTTCGCAACCGCACAGCTCGGTTGGAAAGAGAGTATCTATCTGGATGTAACCGCACGCAACGACTGGTCTTCCACACTTGCCAACACCAAAAGCGAAGACTCCGGCTTTTTCTATCCGTCGGTAGGTCTCTCATGGATTCTCAACAAAACTCTCAACCTGCCCGAATGGATAAGCTTCGGCAAGGTTCGTGCTTCCTGGGCACAAGTCGGCAACGACCTTCCCATCGGCATCACCAGCCCGGCGCAGACCATCACGGCAGGCGGCGTAGTGAAACCCATCGACTACTACTTTGCAGAAGATTTGAAACCGGAAATCAGCAACTCCATCGAAGTAGGTACTGAGTGGAAGTTCTTCAACAGCCGTCTGGATTTCGACTTCACATTCTACCGCACGGATACCAAAAACCAACTGATCCGCGTAAACACTACCGCCGAACAACGTCCTTACCGTTGGATAAACGCAGGTAAGATACGCAATACGGGTGTTGAAATCACCTTAGGCGCTACGCCGCTGATGAACGATAATTTCCGCTGGAAAACCCAGTTCAACTTTGCTACCAACAAGAACAAGATTGTATCCTTGGGCGGCACACCCAACTTCCAATACGCTTCGGGCAATGTAAGCATGCCCTATAAAATGATGGTTGTAGAAGGCGGTTCGCTGGGCGACATCTACGGCAACGTATTTGTACGCGATGCAAACGGTAAAATCCTGCTGGAACCGGCAACAGACAAAGACGGTAACCCCAACGCCAAAGCCGGCCTGCCTCAGGTTACAACCGACAAAGCCGCCAAGATAGGCAACTTCAATCCCGACTGGACACTGGGCTGGAGCAATACCGTGACATACAAAGGTTTCTCGCTTTACTTCCTGATTGACGCACGCGTAGGCGGCGACGTAATTTCGCTGACACAAGCCGGACTGGACTATGCCGGTGTGAGCAAGGCAACCGGTGATGCCCGCGACGCAGGCTACTATATGCTGGAAGGACAAAAGATTAATGATGTACAGAAATTCTATCAAATGGTAGGCGACCGCGGCAACGGAACAACGGAATTCTACCGCTATGACGGAACAAACATCCGCTTGCGCGAAGTATCCTTGGGTTACTCCTTCCCGCAGCAAATGCTTGAAAAGACCGGATTCATCAAAGGAATAGACTTGTCACTGGTGGCACGCAACCTGTTCTTCATCTACAAAGATGCACCGTTCGATCCGGATGCCACAATGTCGGTAGGCAATGACAACCAGGGATTGGACACCTTCGGCATGCCTTCAACAAGAAACATAGGATTCAACATTAAATTTACTTTCTAA
- a CDS encoding DUF2975 domain-containing protein: MKRRLNILCVIVVLVLSYSVFETGYYFIVGVKAGVEAGIDGNASEASQKKLMNMKYISLLPEHLSGLGDNGLFQDSVYNERSGEYVPVSFNSMMVSVDTESTTLEQAAFTLLNFLHIVICVWSIVLFVRLVISINKSDIFNWKNVHRLRLLGAALIISFCTALLPAYLTFRSVGNVFSVHGYELHLSDTVNTTTLVLGISTLIVAEVFAIGLKMKEEQDLTI, encoded by the coding sequence ATGAAAAGACGACTGAATATTCTTTGTGTGATTGTAGTGCTCGTGTTGAGCTATTCGGTTTTTGAGACCGGCTACTATTTTATCGTAGGGGTGAAAGCCGGTGTGGAAGCCGGGATTGACGGCAATGCTTCCGAGGCAAGCCAGAAAAAACTGATGAACATGAAGTACATCAGCCTGTTGCCGGAGCACCTTTCCGGTTTGGGCGATAACGGTCTTTTCCAAGATTCCGTTTATAATGAAAGGAGCGGTGAATATGTACCGGTCTCTTTCAACTCGATGATGGTCAGTGTCGATACGGAATCCACAACTTTGGAGCAGGCTGCTTTTACTTTGTTGAATTTTCTCCATATAGTTATATGTGTCTGGAGTATTGTGCTGTTTGTCCGCTTGGTCATTTCTATCAACAAGTCCGATATCTTCAACTGGAAGAACGTCCACCGCTTGCGCCTGTTAGGGGCGGCATTGATTATCAGTTTCTGTACGGCGCTTCTTCCGGCATATCTTACTTTTAGGAGTGTAGGCAATGTTTTTTCCGTTCATGGTTACGAGTTGCATCTTTCGGATACGGTGAATACAACTACTTTGGTATTAGGAATTTCCACATTGATTGTGGCCGAGGTATTCGCAATAGGATTGAAGATGAAAGAAGAACAGGACTTGACTATTTAA
- a CDS encoding helix-turn-helix domain-containing protein produces the protein MIIVNLDIMMARRKISLGELAEKIDITPANLSILKTGKAKAVRFSTLEAICKVLDCQPGDILEYVEGEEK, from the coding sequence ATGATTATAGTAAACCTTGACATTATGATGGCCCGAAGAAAAATATCTTTGGGGGAGTTGGCGGAGAAGATTGACATTACGCCGGCGAATCTTTCTATTCTGAAGACCGGTAAGGCAAAGGCTGTCCGTTTCTCCACATTGGAAGCTATTTGCAAGGTATTGGATTGCCAGCCGGGAGATATACTGGAGTATGTGGAGGGAGAAGAAAAGTAA
- the buk gene encoding butyrate kinase: MKLLVINPGSTSTKIAVYENEVPCLVRSIRHTVDELSSFSHIIDQFEFRKNLVLKELEANNIPFEFDAIVGRGGLLKPIPGGVYEVNDAMLDDILHAMRTHACNLGCLIASELAALLPGCRAFIADPGVVDELDEIARITGSPLMPRITIWHALNQRAIARRYAAEHHTRYEELDLIVCHLGGGISVGVHHHGKAVDVNNALDGEGPFSPERAGTLPAGQLIDLCCSGRYTKDELKKRISGRAGLTAHLGTTDVPAIIRRIEEGDKHAGLVLDAMIYQIAKSIGAASVVLYGKIDAILLTGGMAHSDYIISRLKERISFLAPVHVYPGEDEMEALALNALGALRGELPIQEYK, translated from the coding sequence ATGAAGTTACTCGTCATCAACCCCGGTTCCACTTCGACAAAAATTGCCGTATACGAGAACGAAGTACCCTGCTTGGTACGAAGCATCCGTCACACGGTAGACGAACTGTCTTCCTTTTCTCATATCATCGACCAGTTTGAATTCCGCAAGAATCTGGTACTGAAAGAATTGGAAGCCAATAATATACCTTTTGAGTTTGACGCCATAGTGGGGCGCGGCGGACTGCTAAAGCCCATACCGGGCGGCGTATATGAGGTGAATGACGCCATGCTGGATGATATTCTTCATGCCATGCGCACCCATGCCTGCAATTTGGGATGCCTCATAGCTTCCGAACTGGCCGCGCTGCTTCCGGGCTGCCGTGCATTCATTGCCGACCCCGGTGTTGTGGATGAGCTGGACGAGATAGCCCGCATCACCGGTTCTCCCCTTATGCCTCGCATCACTATCTGGCATGCGCTGAACCAGCGCGCCATTGCCCGTCGCTATGCCGCCGAGCATCATACGCGCTACGAAGAGCTGGATTTGATTGTCTGCCACTTGGGTGGCGGCATCTCCGTCGGCGTCCATCATCATGGCAAGGCTGTCGACGTAAATAATGCGCTCGACGGTGAAGGCCCGTTCTCGCCGGAACGTGCCGGTACGCTTCCTGCCGGGCAGTTGATAGACCTTTGCTGTTCCGGTCGCTACACAAAAGACGAACTTAAAAAGCGTATCTCCGGCCGTGCCGGGCTGACAGCCCATTTGGGCACGACCGATGTGCCTGCCATTATCCGCCGGATAGAGGAAGGGGACAAGCATGCCGGGTTGGTATTGGATGCCATGATTTACCAGATAGCCAAAAGCATCGGTGCGGCTTCCGTTGTGTTGTACGGTAAGATAGATGCCATTCTGCTGACGGGCGGCATGGCACATTCCGATTATATCATTTCCCGTCTGAAGGAGCGCATTTCGTTCCTTGCACCGGTTCATGTTTATCCGGGTGAGGATGAAATGGAAGCATTGGCGCTGAATGCGCTTGGAGCATTGAGGGGGGAGCTTCCGATACAGGAATATAAATAA
- a CDS encoding LD-carboxypeptidase produces MNSLIFPPYVHEGDRAIILSPSSKIDKSFLKGAKKRLKSWGLEVIIAKHAGSAHGTYAGSIQQRLKDLQEAMDDEKAKVIFCSRGGYGAVHLVGQLDFTRFRQHPKWLIGFSDITALHNVFQQNGFASLHAPMARHLTVEPEDDLCCQALKDILFGNKLQEETSFSYTCPAHKLNRKGEGTGILRGGNLAVLYGLRGTPYDIPAEGTVLFIEDIGERPHAVERMMYNLKLGGVLEKLSGLIIGQFTEYEENMSLGKELYGALADLVKEYDYPICFGFPVGHVTMNVPMINGAQVTLEVGKKEVKLTFNTHKE; encoded by the coding sequence ATGAACAGCCTTATTTTTCCGCCATACGTGCACGAGGGCGACCGGGCGATAATCCTCTCCCCCTCCAGCAAGATTGACAAGTCCTTCCTGAAAGGAGCCAAAAAACGGCTGAAGTCATGGGGACTGGAGGTTATCATTGCCAAGCATGCAGGCAGTGCGCACGGCACTTACGCCGGAAGCATACAGCAGCGGTTGAAAGACCTGCAGGAAGCCATGGACGACGAGAAAGCCAAAGTTATCTTTTGCAGTCGCGGCGGATACGGTGCTGTGCATCTGGTGGGGCAGCTCGACTTCACCCGGTTTCGCCAGCATCCCAAATGGCTTATCGGCTTCAGCGACATCACCGCCCTGCACAACGTGTTTCAGCAAAACGGCTTCGCTTCGCTGCACGCTCCCATGGCACGGCATCTCACCGTGGAGCCGGAAGATGATCTTTGCTGCCAGGCATTGAAAGACATCCTGTTCGGCAATAAACTGCAGGAAGAAACCTCGTTCAGCTATACCTGCCCGGCACACAAGCTCAACCGCAAAGGCGAGGGAACGGGCATCCTTCGGGGCGGAAACCTGGCGGTGCTTTACGGGCTGCGCGGCACGCCTTATGACATTCCGGCAGAAGGTACGGTACTCTTCATCGAAGACATAGGCGAGCGTCCCCATGCCGTGGAGCGTATGATGTACAATCTGAAACTGGGCGGCGTACTCGAAAAGCTGTCCGGACTGATTATCGGACAGTTTACCGAATACGAAGAGAACATGTCTTTAGGCAAAGAGCTGTACGGCGCATTGGCCGATTTGGTAAAAGAATACGATTATCCTATATGCTTCGGATTTCCGGTGGGACACGTTACGATGAACGTACCGATGATTAACGGTGCGCAGGTCACGCTGGAAGTTGGAAAAAAAGAAGTGAAACTAACATTTAACACCCACAAAGAATGA
- a CDS encoding M20 family metallopeptidase: MKRNYTIIPLSLLLLIAMVACSNKSKGNTDSEGKQPKSTVSVPQFDADSAYRYVKEQVDFGPRVPNTAAHKACGEYLAKKLEQFGATVYNQQVDLTAYDGTLLKARNIIGSYKPETKKRIVLLSHWDSRPWADADSDEKNRHTPILGANDGASGVGVLLEIARQLHKQLPELGIDIVLVDAEDYGPHQSYTGNHKEEYWALGSQYWAQNPHVQGYNARFGILLDMVGAKDATFFYEGYSEEFAKGINRKVWNAANNLGYGRYFVKEKGNIVTDDHLFVFRNARIPTIDIIQYSEETGFYENWHTLKDDMDGIDRNTLKAVGQTVMEVIYNEK; encoded by the coding sequence ATGAAACGGAATTATACAATTATCCCACTGTCACTGCTGTTGCTCATAGCGATGGTAGCGTGCAGCAATAAAAGCAAAGGCAATACCGACAGTGAGGGAAAACAACCTAAGAGCACGGTCAGCGTACCCCAATTCGATGCAGACAGCGCTTACCGGTATGTCAAGGAGCAAGTAGACTTCGGTCCCCGCGTGCCCAATACTGCGGCACACAAAGCCTGTGGAGAATATCTTGCAAAGAAGCTGGAACAATTCGGCGCCACGGTATACAACCAGCAAGTGGATTTAACCGCCTATGACGGCACCCTCCTAAAAGCCCGCAACATCATCGGCAGCTACAAGCCCGAAACGAAGAAACGCATCGTGCTGCTCTCGCATTGGGACAGCCGTCCATGGGCAGATGCTGACTCTGACGAGAAAAACCGTCACACACCCATTCTCGGCGCCAACGACGGTGCGAGCGGGGTAGGCGTATTGCTCGAAATAGCCCGCCAACTGCACAAACAGCTACCCGAACTGGGCATCGACATCGTACTGGTAGATGCCGAAGACTACGGCCCTCACCAATCCTATACAGGCAACCATAAGGAAGAGTATTGGGCGCTCGGTTCGCAGTACTGGGCACAGAATCCCCATGTCCAGGGATATAATGCGCGTTTTGGCATCCTTCTTGATATGGTAGGCGCCAAAGACGCCACTTTCTTCTACGAAGGATACTCCGAAGAGTTTGCCAAAGGCATCAACCGGAAAGTATGGAATGCGGCCAATAACCTGGGCTACGGACGTTATTTCGTAAAAGAAAAAGGGAATATCGTAACCGACGACCACCTTTTTGTGTTCCGGAACGCACGCATCCCTACCATCGATATCATTCAATACAGCGAGGAAACCGGATTCTACGAAAACTGGCATACCCTGAAAGATGATATGGACGGCATCGACCGCAACACTCTGAAGGCGGTAGGCCAGACGGTCATGGAAGTTATCTACAATGAAAAATAA